A single region of the Vitis riparia cultivar Riparia Gloire de Montpellier isolate 1030 unplaced genomic scaffold, EGFV_Vit.rip_1.0 scaffold639_pilon_pilon, whole genome shotgun sequence genome encodes:
- the LOC117910166 gene encoding methanol O-anthraniloyltransferase-like, whose amino-acid sequence MWNKLFLVVIFLSARYIPSLHLPFFVSDFIIKQLIDHLQMAMELPISFSVTRGEPRLVAPAKPTPRELKELSDIDDQEGLRFQVPIVFFYGNSSLMDGKDPAKVIREALAKALVYYYPFAGRLVEGSNRKLLVDCTGEGVLFVEADADTTLEYLGDAIQPPCPCFEELLYDVPGSGGILGCPLLLFQVTRLRCGGFVLALRLNHTMSDSFGLLQFLNAVSEIAQGAEVPSVLPVWQREFLNARNPPCITCRHYEFEEVHNTKGTLGVMDDDNTVHRSFFFGPKEIRSLKMRIPQALGPYTTYEALAACVWRCRTVAFGVDPNEFVRFSSAMSMRGKRGLQLPSGYYGNAFAYPAAVAKVGELCKNPLGYAVELVKKGKAEMSEEYIKSLAALMVIKGRPLYTRTGFFIISDNTRVGFQDVDFGWGKPLYGGLAKASSLISFFLRFRNSKGEEGIVVPIRLPLPVMERFEQEVKRMVAEEAVEVP is encoded by the exons ATGTGGAACAAATTATTTCTTGTAGTTATCTTTTTAAGCGCCAGATATATTCCCTCCCTTCATCTTCCTTTCTTTGTTTCTGATTTCATTATCAAACAGTTGATCGATCACCTGCAGATGGCAATGGAATTACCGATATCATTCTCGGTGACCCGAGGCGAGCCACGGCTTGTTGCGCCTGCAAAACCTACGCCGCGCGAGCTGAAGGAACTCTCAGACATAGATGACCAAGAAGGGCTTAGGTTTCAGGTTCCCATAGTATTTTTCTATGGAAACAGTTCTTTAATGGATGGAAAAGACCCTGCAAAGGTGATTCGGGAGGCGCTAGCTAAAGCACTCGTTTATTACTACCCGTTTGCGGGTAGGCTTGTAGAAGGGTCTAATAGGAAGCTCCTGGTGGACTGCACCGGGGAAGGCGTCTTGTTCGTTGAGGCTGATGCAGACACCACACTGGAGTATCTGGGCGATGCCATTCAGCCGCCTTGTCCATGTTTTGAGGAGCTTCTATATGATGTTCCTGGCTCGGGAGGGATCCTTGGTTGTCCTTTGTTGTTATTTCAG GTGACGCGTCTGAGGTGCGGAGGGTTTGTTCTTGCACTGCGCCTAAACCACACAATGAGTGATTCCTTCGGGCTGCTGCAGTTCCTGAATGCTGTAAGCGAGATAGCCCAAGGCGCAGAAGTGCCATCTGTGTTGCCCGTGTGGCAAAGGGAGTTCTTGAATGCGCGGAATCCACCATGTATAACATGTAGGCATTATGAATTTGAGGAGGTACACAACACCAAGGGCACACTAGGGGTTATGGATGATGACAATACGGTCCACCGATCTTTCTTCTTTGGCCCTAAAGAGATAAGATCCCTCAAGATGCGAATTCCCCAAGCCCTTGGTCCATACACCACATATGAGGCACTAGCCGCGTGTGTATGGAGATGCCGCACAGTTGCATTTGGTGTAGACCCTAACGAGTTTGTCCGTTTTTCAAGCGCAATGAGCATGCGGGGCAAACGGGGTTTGCAGTTGCCTTCTGGTTACTATGGCAATGCATTTGCCTACCCAGCTGCAGTAGCCAAGGTTGGAGAACTCTGTAAAAATCCTTTGGGATATGCAGTAGAGTTGGTGAAGAAGGGCAAGGCTGAAATGAGTGAAGAGTACATAAAATCACTGGCAGCTCTTATGGTAATTAAAGGGCGGCCCTTATATACACGCACAGGGTTCTTCATCATTTCTGATAACACCCGGGTTGGCTTTCAAGATGTCGATTTCGGTTGGGGGAAGCCCTTATATGGTGGGCTTGCTAAGGCTTCTTCTCTTATTAGCTTCTTTCTGCGGTTTAGAAACAGTAAAGGAGAGGAAGGGATTGTTGTCCCAATACGGTTGCCTCTTCCAGTTATGGAAAGGTTTGAACAGGAGGTAAAGAGGATGGTTGCAGAGGAAGCAGTTGAAGTTCCATAA